A single Verrucomicrobiota bacterium DNA region contains:
- a CDS encoding penicillin-binding protein 2, whose protein sequence is MVKSLQYQRVLTLALLLVAAFGGLGYRLVDLQVLRHAQLLAKAQEYTERTLQVAPRRGDILDARGNLLATSIFVKTVCADPSLMGDRYAEVARVLAPLLKVSEVSLAERLKPRVLRLNPKGEPVFDQNVPLKSKVKIEEWKSIQESLASQTFGMDVSKLTKKERIFLRDLQHKAIFAEEEQMRIYPNQALAAHVLGYLDNSGRGVDGIERTLDAELDGARGWRQTERDKRGRELVALRQQDVEARDGLNVVLTIDSVLQHIVESELAAAMLKHTPISISGIVVRPRTGEILALATLPNFDPNNLSNDPREVDARRNRIISDIAEPGSTFKIVVVSGALNDRVVRLTDVFDCERGRFIFAGKVLKDHESYGVLSVENIITKSSNIGAAKIGIKLGEAQLYRYMRDFGFGARTGIPLSGEVSGIVHPPKQWTKLSISRIPMGHEVAVTPLQMVMAMSAIANHGWLMQPMLVERLEDADHQTVVSYSPQPVRQVISAAAARQMVTALKTVVSPQGTAAKAALDHYTVAGKTGTAQKNFNGVYSNEKFFSSFIGFFPADEPELCISVVMDEPKHGYYGGQAAAPVFKQIAERAANYLNIRPDNLEETPLSETIAGAVTNFSAKTVAVRSP, encoded by the coding sequence ATGGTCAAGAGTTTGCAATATCAGAGGGTGTTGACGCTGGCGCTGTTGCTGGTGGCGGCTTTTGGCGGGTTGGGCTACCGCTTGGTGGACCTGCAGGTGTTGCGCCACGCTCAACTTCTGGCCAAGGCGCAGGAATACACCGAGCGCACATTGCAAGTCGCGCCCCGGCGCGGGGACATCCTCGATGCGCGGGGCAATCTCCTGGCCACGAGCATCTTCGTCAAAACCGTTTGCGCCGACCCCAGTTTGATGGGCGATCGTTATGCCGAAGTGGCGCGGGTGCTCGCGCCGTTGCTGAAAGTCAGCGAAGTCTCTCTCGCCGAACGGCTCAAGCCGCGCGTGCTCCGCCTCAACCCCAAGGGCGAACCCGTCTTCGATCAAAACGTCCCGCTCAAATCCAAGGTCAAAATCGAGGAGTGGAAAAGCATTCAAGAAAGTCTCGCGAGCCAGACCTTCGGCATGGACGTTAGCAAGCTGACCAAAAAGGAAAGAATCTTTCTGCGCGATTTACAACACAAGGCCATTTTTGCTGAAGAAGAACAAATGCGAATTTATCCCAATCAGGCTCTAGCCGCGCATGTGCTGGGGTACCTCGACAACTCGGGGCGCGGCGTGGATGGCATTGAAAGAACGCTGGACGCGGAACTGGACGGCGCGCGTGGCTGGCGACAGACGGAGAGAGACAAACGGGGGCGCGAGTTGGTGGCCCTGCGCCAGCAGGACGTGGAGGCGCGCGACGGTTTGAATGTCGTGCTCACCATTGATTCGGTGCTGCAACACATCGTCGAATCCGAATTGGCTGCGGCGATGCTGAAGCATACCCCGATCAGCATTTCGGGTATCGTGGTGCGACCGCGCACGGGTGAAATCCTGGCGCTGGCAACGCTGCCCAATTTCGACCCCAACAATCTCAGCAACGATCCCCGGGAGGTGGACGCACGTCGCAATCGGATCATTAGCGACATTGCGGAGCCGGGATCAACGTTCAAAATCGTGGTGGTTTCCGGCGCGTTGAACGACCGAGTGGTGAGACTGACAGATGTTTTCGATTGCGAGCGCGGAAGATTTATCTTTGCCGGCAAAGTGCTGAAAGATCACGAATCCTACGGCGTGCTCTCGGTGGAGAATATTATTACCAAGTCCTCCAACATCGGCGCGGCCAAGATTGGAATCAAACTGGGGGAGGCGCAACTCTACCGTTACATGCGAGACTTCGGGTTCGGGGCGCGCACGGGCATCCCGCTCAGCGGCGAAGTCAGCGGCATCGTGCATCCGCCGAAGCAGTGGACGAAGCTCTCCATTTCCCGCATACCGATGGGGCACGAAGTGGCGGTGACACCGTTGCAGATGGTGATGGCGATGAGCGCCATTGCCAACCACGGCTGGTTGATGCAACCCATGTTGGTGGAACGACTGGAGGATGCGGATCACCAAACGGTGGTCAGCTATTCCCCGCAGCCGGTGCGGCAGGTCATCAGTGCAGCCGCGGCCCGGCAAATGGTGACGGCCCTCAAAACGGTGGTGAGTCCGCAAGGCACGGCGGCCAAGGCCGCGTTGGATCATTACACCGTGGCCGGCAAGACCGGCACCGCGCAGAAAAACTTCAACGGCGTTTACTCGAACGAAAAATTCTTCTCCTCGTTCATTGGATTCTTTCCGGCGGACGAACCGGAACTTTGCATTTCTGTGGTGATGGACGAACCGAAACATGGTTACTACGGCGGACAGGCCGCGGCGCCGGTATTCAAGCAGATCGCCGAACGTGCCGCCAACTATCTGAACATCCGGCCGGACAACCTTGAGGAAACGCCTTTGTCGGAAACCATCGCCGGCGCCGTCACCAACTTTTCAGCCAAGACAGTCGCAGTTCGTTCACCCTGA